AAGCACTTGATGACTCAAACTTTTCAAACTCCAGAACAGGTCAAATGGGCAACCAAACTTCTGGGATTTGATTATGAAATATTCTACAAACCTGGAGTGGAGAATCGCGTGGCAGACGCTCTGTCCCGTTGCCATGTTACCACACCTTCACTCCTAGCTGCCATTTCTACTCCCATTCCAGCACTCTTGGACCAACTCCGGACATTTTACAAATCACAACCTGGTAACCAGCTCCTCAAAGAAAAGCTACTCCTTACTGACTTCCGTGAACAACAAGGGTTACTCTATTACAAGGCCGGTTTATTTGTTCCGGATGTGGACAACCTTCGCGTTTCTATCCTAACCGAATACCACTCCACTCCAGCGGCTGGTCACTCGGGCCTCAAACCCACTCTAGCTAGGCTCATGTCCTCGTTCAATTGGCCTGGAATTTACAAGGACACAAAAGCTTTCATTACACAGTGCTTACCTTGCCAATACAACAAATACGTACCAGCCAAGAAAGGAGGTTTGCTCCAACCCTTACCTACCCCTGCCTAAGTCTGGGAGGACATCTCCATGGACTTTGTCACCGGTCTTCCTCCATCACAGGGTCACACCACGATTTGGGTGGTTGTGGACAGATTGTCCAAGTATGCTCACTTTATCGCGCTCCCTCCACATTTCACCGCAACCTCCCTTGCCAATCGCTTCTCAAGCGAAATCTGCAGACTTCATGGGATTCCTCGCTCTATTGTGTCTGACCGCGACAAAATTTTTCTCAGTCATTTCTGGAGAGACTTGTTCAGGGTATACGGCACTAAGCTGCGTTTCAGCACGGCTTATCATCCCGAAACCGATGGTCAAACCGAGGTGGTCAACCGCGGTTTAGAAACATACCTCCGCTGCTTCTCCGGCGAGCAACCCCGCTCATGGTTCCGCTTTCTCCACCTTGCTGAGCTGTGGTACAATACCACCTTCCATTCCGCTTCCGGTATGACGCCATTCCAAGCGGTTTACGGTCGCACTCCGCCATCTCTTCTGGACTATGTCCCCGGCAGCTCTTCCATCCTCACGCTTGATGAGTCCTTGCAACATAGATCACAAATTTTACAATCACTTAAAGCCAACTTGTTTCGAGCCCAACAACGCATGAAAACTCAGAAAGACAAGAGTCGTAGAGACATATCCTTTGCTGTAGGTGATTGGGTTCTTCTTAAGCTTCAACCATACCGCCAAAAGAGCCTTGCCCACCGCTTGAGTAATAAGCTTGCCAAGCGCTTCTATGGCCCCTTCAAGGTGGTCACTCGCGTCGGCCCAGTCGCTTACGAACTTGACCTTCCCCCGTCGAGCAAGCTCCACCGCGTGTTCCATGTATCCCTGCTCAAGGCTTTCCACGGTGACCCCCAAGCGAATTTCGCGCCCCTCCCACCTTTGGCTCGCGACATCCTGGTTGACGTCCCCGCCGCTGTAGCTCTCGCTTCGGAGGACACTCCCGCTTTAGCACCATCTCCGGCGACTTCTCCTCCTCTTTGTGAAAGTCCCATTCAAAATGTTCAAGGAGAGATGGTTGGGACTGCACTTAATGACTCTGAAGTGACCCAAACTCGTTTTTCCACGCCTTGTCAGGGTCAACAGGTCCCCGGTTCCCAACACGCTACCGTCACGCGCGCGTCCACTACACCCGCCCAGCAAGAGCCGGCGCGTACCCCTCACGCATCATCGGCTCACTCTCCTTTAACACTCGCCAGCTGTCCCCAGCAGAAGATCACCCAACCTCTCACGCCAAGGCCATCAGCACCACACATTGAGGATCCCGTGACTACCAATGCTGCAGACTTACCTAGACTTGAGGACAAGTCTCCTCTTGAGGACCAGGGGATTGATAGCCCTTTGATCAACGGGTTGGATCCCACAGATGCAATTAATATCCACAGGCCCAAGAGGACTACCATGAGGCCCAAATGGTGGAACAATTATGTTATTCCTGAATGATGGAAATCAGTTGAATACCTAGGATGCTGACAACTGTAAGGCCAGCTGTGGCCAGAGGAAACACTCTTTAAATATCTTGTATTCAGTGACTTCTGAAATCAATGAATATTCTCAAATTTTATCCAATTTTCTGTTATCTTTATTCTTCTGCTAGGGTTACAGTAGAGTAGCTTAAAATATCCTGTTGCATCCACCAGAATCACGCAATTTCATTTGTCGAACGAAGCTGTCATATTTGAAGGTGCTTATTAGGCTCACCCCAAACCCTTTTAATTCCATCCTCTCTTCTGACTCTTCATTAAGAAAATCGGGAAGCCACCATGGTGTAACCTTGATTTGGAACCTTGACAGATTTTGTGATCTTCTACTTAAGTAGCGAGAGCATCTTTGGTCGTACATCACACACACATGATCTCCTCTAGTGTACATTGAGTTTAAATACATGTTAACTTCAATGCTGTCCTTTTTATCTTCACCAGCATCATCTTCCCCAGCACTAATAGTGAAtttcaatttgaattttttataataGTTTGGAAACTCATCATACTTTAGCCACTCATCATACTTTGGCCACTTATCATTGACGAAGCAGAAAATGAAGCCAAACAGAGGGGATGTTGGAGGACAAGAGAGATCAATAATTACTGAATCTCCCATTGTCTTATATTCCAACCACTCTGGTACTCTGCTTCCTGGAAATGCATGCACAGCCTGATAAGAATCATAATTACGAGAGTAATCATCATAGTTTTCAACAAAATCAAGCTTCAATGCAGATAGATGTTGCTGGGCAAATTTCATCACATTGATTTGCGCATTCAACCCAATAGCCATCAGAGAATCTTCATCCAACCTCTCAAAATAAAAGAGCTCTACCCTTTTCCTGTTCTCCTGGAATTGTTTAGCAGCTGTTGAAGGGAACGACACTGTCTTCAATGAGCTGCAGTCGTCGATAAGTAGAGTTTCAAGGGACGGTGGAAGCTCTGGAATTGTTTGAAGCTTCTCACAATCTCTTAGGGTCAGATATCGTAGTCTTGTGAGATTCACCATGCATGATGGTAAGCTCTTAATTCTAGTTTTATCTAAATATAGAGTTTCAAGCTTTCTTTGACATCCAAATGATGTGGGCAATGCTTTGATTCTGGTACTTTTTAGATTTAGTTCTACCATATTCTCTGATGTCACTGAGAATTTTGTTAGATGACGGCACCCTTCTAGGTTGAGATGACTGAGGCAGCTTAATTGAGCATTGCTTGTAAGGCTGGTGAGGGACCAGCAGAAACTAAGATCCAATTTCTCAAGCTTGGCAAGAGAAAACACGGATGATTTCACAGCAGTTAACTTCATACAACAACTTGCATCAAGCACTTCAAGATCTGTGGCTTTTGAAAAGTCTGGCAGCTCCTTCAGGGACATACAACCAGATAGGTTAACTTGCTTTAAATTAACCAGGTTCTGCAAGAAATTTACACAAAATGAAGACATCTTAAATGAGGTAAAGTTTGGAAGCTCCTTCAAGAATTGGGAGTTATATTGTATAACTAGCCTTAAAATTTGCTAGattctgcaacatatataatattacAAATGAAGATATCAAAGATGAGCTTGGGTTGTTAATTTTTCATTTCCAATTCAGGCCAGAGTTTGAAATTACCTGGACACCGTGCCAAAGTCTTTTCACTCTGCTATGTGACAAGTCCAACACAACAAGTTTCTCTGCACAAAATTTCTTTGGCAAGGATTTCAAAGGGTAATGCCACCAACGAAGATATCTTAGTTCAGTTGGAAATGATTGAAGTCCTTTAGGAAGAACGTCATGGTATGGAATCGTATAGGCACTATAAAAATCTAGAAATTGTAGTTTGCTCATTTTAGTAAATATCTGAGAGCTTAACCTCATTGTTGACACGTGCACCCGTATGCTTCTAACAACCTCATTCCCCTGCCATCAATGTAGAAAGAAGATTAAATATCATTAAAAGTCACATTTCTTACAAAAGTATAAAATGTTTatcaaaaatatattatttttaatttaggcACTACTACCTTGTCATTTTCTAATACTTTGTTAAAGTCATCTGCATCCCCCAATCGACTTTGGCTTCCAATGTCGTCTTTAGATTCTTGGCGAACAATCTCCCAAGCTATTTCTTCCATAAGATCATGCATAGATACAACACCATCCTCAGAAATAACTATAAGAGTCTTATCTTTCAGCCTTTCTAACCCATGAGCCACTGAATTGTCACTTTCACAATCTTTCAATAAAGTTTTTAGTAATTCCACCTTAAAATCCAATCCTTTAAAGAAACACGCAAGATCCAGAAAAATCCTTTGCTCTTTGCGGTCTAGATCATCATAACTCAATCTCAGTACATCATAAACTTCTGGACTTGGCATTTGCTTGAGCTTGTTTAGCTGACTTTCCCACACTTCATCACCTTTTCCATGAAGAAGCTTACCCAAAACTTTAAGAACTAATGGAATGCCTTTGGCATAATCAACAAGTTTCTTTGATGTTTCATGAAACTGTGTTTCCAGGTGACTTTGGTTAAAGGAAATCGAATTGAAAAGCTCAAGTGATTCACTAGAGGTCAATTCTCCAACGTGATGTATATCATCAACTTTGTTAGCGATGAGCACTTGTTGATCTCTAGTTGTTACAATTATTCTAGTGCCCCGTCCAAACTTATCAACGGTTCCATATAATTCAAGCCGATCAAGCTGATCTGAATCATTCACATCATCAAGAACAATGAGAACCTTCATACGAATAATCCTTCTCCGAATATCATCAGACAATCCATTTGGCGACTTTATTTTCACATCTTCTGCTAATAGTGTGGAGAAAAGTTTTTCTTTCAAATAAATTATTCCATGTTTTGTTGACTCTTCTCTTACATTTGACAAAAAACAGGTACCTTTATACTGAGAACATATTTTACTGAACACTTGTTCTGCAATAGTTGTCTTGCCGATACCTCCCATACCCCAAATTCCAATTTTACGGACATCTTTTGAGTCTTTAAGCAGCAAGGCTTCTATATCAGCAATTGATTTTCCGATTCCAACAAGTCCATTTGAGTTAGGTGTGTGCTTACTCAACCTCCTTAACTGATGCAACACTTCATTGATGATCTTTTCAAGCAGCTCTGCTTCATTCCTATACAAGAGACATACTATGAGTAAAAATCAATGGCGTTATTATTAACTCACTTGGTTGGAAGTTTTATTTAGTGGGGTGTTAAACACCCATGATGTAACaattccttttcttttcctttcttcttaGTGGAAATTCATTATTAGGGTCAAGTCCCAACGAAATAAAGTGTCCTTATCAAGAAATCCATAAGGAAAATGTACTTTCTCCATTCTAGCtaaattttgttcctaattatctgccattttacaaagtttaagagagcattaattatactttaccaattgtacccttcatttattggtggtaggaaaattaaaaagttagaattaataagagagataaatagTATAATAGAAAGTTAcatagtaattttaataaaataagaacattaattattattttttaatacttgtgcaacaaccttaaagtgtTTATATGAGAACGAGTTTACCAAAAAATTATATGAGAACGGATACCATTTTCTATTTACCAATTGGAAATTGGACTAAATTAACTGTATTACTGGGGTCTAATTTAACTACTAAATTCAATGAACAAACAAAGTCCTACCTTGAAACTGACCAATAAATGTGGAAGCAGTAACTGATAAGGTAACAGAAAAAATTGCAATATAAGATATCAataactagaaattaaacccgtgcgttgcacgggttcatttttaatttgtattttttaattgtaatatttaaatttgcagaaaggtaagaaagctattacttaaaagaatatttagaatatatgtataattaaatataattgagttatgatattctcacactttctttctctaataagggaaaaaatgatcaaacaggtagattttttttttttgcttcatcggaagaaaaaataggtaaatttctattgagattgaaatgagagtagttttttttttatataaaagaaatttaattacttaattagattagtattgaaatgaacgtggtagtctactatttttttttctaatattgttTTAGTCGTTGCAAtgatgttatcagttgtgctaattttttttattaagattgatgtggttgtttaccattgctggtggcatagaagttcttttaaaatcactttcacgaacataaaaatagattctatctaactgcaggatggacgtcatttgttccctttgaatgattaagttgctatttttttttccataatatgacaatattgaggagtgaaagattcctatttcttatcaagaatgtagtgagtactacattttacacttatctttctagtgcaatatataaatttatgtggctcacactttgttactgatttgtgtcatataaatatagaaatgatgatatatttgtatgatttcaattgaatgagaagaattgtttagtaaattaccatatatgtgaaactcacagttttattttccaatcatctgcgacggggatatatcactaagtaatgtgtgtttcttggATTAAATTgatatcaagattaattttggcggaagtatgctttattgttaatagtttttttttcttggattaaattgatattagtttaaaattaacattaaatttgattttaatttaaggtactgtgctaaaatcatttgcagatataactttgtggtttgttacacttttggcatggatgttactcttttgcttatacatttgatatttattaagtttaaaactgaaatcattagtgcacaagtttccactacccgttcattcactcactaagctatctcattaaaacaccaattttttttactaatgtatgtaggttctcacgtgtatttgtacttaatacttagctcaagtgagctttactaatatatatagatagatagattttttttagaaaaaccaaatatatatatatatatatatatataaataattactttgggaaataagagcttcaagtacaatatagatagatatatattgatagaaatttttttatctaaattatttattaataaatattattttgttttttattttaattttttaaatttgtcaaatgcaaagctcaagtcaattttaagtctatgaatgttgttatttaatataagtagttgaataggtttttataatacaatttttttcactttttagtttattaatttttttattttttaatgtatttaatataaaggtatgtgagcttttatggtttaatacatatgtgtatttatacttaatacttagctcaagtgagctttactaatatatatagaagatagatagatattttttttttgaaaaaaccaaatatatatatatatatatatatatatataattactttggtaaataagagccccaagtacaatatagatagatatatattgatagaaatttttttattttaaaagtattttatctgaattatttat
This portion of the Lotus japonicus ecotype B-129 chromosome 3, LjGifu_v1.2 genome encodes:
- the LOC130749110 gene encoding disease resistance protein TAO1-like; amino-acid sequence: MVYFFFFWSFLLVLFSFVTRLLLKRKGVAVVSDNAPQTNWYDAVDTQQEEKYDVFVSFRGEDIRDGFLSHLAVAFHQKKINAFVDDKLQRGEEIWPSLVGAIEGSLISVIIFSENYASSTWCLKELIKILECRDKYGHTLIPIFYGVDPTDVRHQTRSYVSAFAEHRKKFDPTMVQIWRDALNKSANLSGIKSLDFGNEAELLEKIINEVLHQLRRLSKHTPNSNGLVGIGKSIADIEALLLKDSKDVRKIGIWGMGGIGKTTIAEQVFSKICSQYKGTCFLSNVREESTKHGIIYLKEKLFSTLLAEDVKIKSPNGLSDDIRRRIIRMKVLIVLDDVNDSDQLDRLELYGTVDKFGRGTRIIVTTRDQQVLIANKVDDIHHVGELTSSESLELFNSISFNQSHLETQFHETSKKLVDYAKGIPLVLKVLGKLLHGKGDEVWESQLNKLKQMPSPEVYDVLRLSYDDLDRKEQRIFLDLACFFKGLDFKVELLKTLLKDCESDNSVAHGLERLKDKTLIVISEDGVVSMHDLMEEIAWEIVRQESKDDIGSQSRLGDADDFNKVLENDKGNEVVRSIRVHVSTMRLSSQIFTKMSKLQFLDFYSAYTIPYHDVLPKGLQSFPTELRYLRWWHYPLKSLPKKFCAEKLVVLDLSHSRVKRLWHGVQNLVNLKQVNLSGCMSLKELPDFSKATDLEVLDASCCMKLTAVKSSVFSLAKLEKLDLSFCWSLTSLTSNAQLSCLSHLNLEGCRHLTKFSVTSENMVELNLKSTRIKALPTSFGCQRKLETLYLDKTRIKSLPSCMVNLTRLRYLTLRDCEKLQTIPELPPSLETLLIDDCSSLKTVSFPSTAAKQFQENRKRVELFYFERLDEDSLMAIGLNAQINVMKFAQQHLSALKLDFVENYDDYSRNYDSYQAVHAFPGSRVPEWLEYKTMGDSVIIDLSCPPTSPLFGFIFCFVNDKWPKYDEWLKYDEFPNYYKKFKLKFTISAGEDDAGEDKKDSIEVNMYLNSMYTRGDHVCVMYDQRCSRYLSRRSQNLSRFQIKVTPWWLPDFLNEESEERMELKGFGVSLISTFKYDSFVRQMKLRDSGGCNRIF